In Streptococcus parasuis, the following proteins share a genomic window:
- a CDS encoding Maf family protein produces MKTVFQYQREGKREPISSYVLLSNSPRRKELLKFLKPHITSVEVDERGIEEYFMNQFASDDFLTRAAKSCCEISKAKSEIKLTPGHLYISADTIVIADEQIFNKPKDLTEAEEMFRSYFGKSHYVVTSVCLRTSESLDVFYTLAQIDFVDYYPALEELIQSYIFEKQPLDKAGAYGIQELDPRFVASIYGDVHTIIGLPVAEVSRRIFDDSDFEK; encoded by the coding sequence ATGAAAACTGTATTTCAATATCAAAGAGAAGGCAAACGTGAACCGATTTCATCCTATGTCTTGCTCAGTAATTCACCACGTCGTAAGGAGTTATTAAAGTTCTTGAAACCACACATTACCTCTGTTGAAGTGGATGAACGAGGAATTGAAGAATATTTTATGAACCAATTTGCTTCCGATGATTTTCTCACTCGGGCAGCTAAATCGTGTTGTGAGATTTCCAAGGCCAAGTCTGAGATCAAGTTGACCCCAGGTCATCTCTATATTTCGGCAGATACAATTGTAATCGCAGACGAACAGATTTTTAATAAACCAAAAGATTTGACCGAGGCTGAAGAGATGTTTCGATCCTATTTTGGCAAGAGTCATTATGTGGTGACCTCAGTTTGTCTACGAACGTCGGAATCACTGGATGTTTTCTATACGCTGGCACAGATTGATTTTGTTGACTATTATCCCGCACTAGAGGAGCTAATTCAGTCCTATATTTTTGAAAAGCAACCACTTGATAAGGCAGGTGCCTATGGTATTCAGGAGCTGGATCCACGATTTGTGGCGAGTATTTACGGGGATGTTCATACCATTATCGGTCTTCCAGTAGCGGAAGTATCTCGCAGGATATTTGACGACAGCGATTTTGAAAAATAG
- a CDS encoding DNA glycosylase AlkZ-like family protein: MNQETWKGIILQKQGLLKPQSVQQICQNLNGLQAQFQPYVHIGFRNRMTNEAFQNQDWQASLTRQWSLRRTVHAYLKSEIPLYIHEGRMASVDYLETVSWDGALPQVKKKFHQVILEALETGPMTREELKILCRAENIGVEEEKQVFNAWGGLLRYMVERGEIYQEYEVKRFHRLRDFQPLPKKEAELEIARRYFSGFGPVSLADARYYFKENKSTILEWMAQLDLKTIQVDGEERFYLGTLDEANLPQCLFVAGFDQLLLGYEKKNNPFFAPKYIRNIYTLTGIVKPVVFYKGRFVATWKRDKGTILLDIFEDISQQEKKELEDYRQMYEEVLKQ; encoded by the coding sequence ATGAATCAGGAGACTTGGAAGGGAATTATTCTGCAGAAACAAGGTCTGTTGAAACCCCAGTCTGTTCAGCAAATCTGCCAAAACCTCAATGGTTTGCAGGCACAATTTCAGCCCTATGTACATATCGGTTTTCGAAATCGAATGACCAATGAAGCATTTCAAAATCAGGACTGGCAAGCCTCACTGACACGCCAATGGTCACTTCGACGGACAGTTCATGCCTACCTCAAATCGGAAATTCCTCTCTATATTCATGAAGGGAGAATGGCAAGCGTTGATTATCTTGAAACAGTAAGTTGGGATGGTGCTCTACCACAGGTTAAGAAAAAATTTCATCAAGTTATTTTGGAAGCCTTAGAAACTGGCCCTATGACTCGTGAAGAGTTGAAGATTCTTTGCCGAGCTGAGAATATTGGAGTGGAAGAAGAAAAACAAGTTTTCAATGCATGGGGCGGGCTCCTTCGTTATATGGTTGAACGAGGAGAAATTTACCAAGAGTATGAGGTAAAAAGGTTTCATCGGTTACGTGACTTTCAACCACTACCAAAGAAAGAAGCTGAGCTGGAAATAGCACGTCGGTATTTTTCAGGCTTTGGTCCTGTCAGTTTGGCAGATGCTCGTTATTATTTTAAAGAAAATAAGTCAACCATTCTAGAGTGGATGGCTCAATTAGATTTAAAAACAATTCAAGTAGATGGAGAGGAACGGTTTTACCTTGGGACGCTTGATGAGGCAAATTTACCTCAGTGTCTTTTCGTTGCTGGGTTTGATCAATTACTTTTGGGGTATGAAAAGAAAAACAACCCATTTTTCGCTCCAAAATACATCCGTAACATTTATACGTTGACAGGTATTGTCAAACCTGTAGTTTTTTATAAAGGGCGATTTGTGGCAACTTGGAAACGTGATAAAGGCACTATTTTACTTGACATCTTTGAAGACATCAGCCAACAAGAAAAGAAAGAATTGGAAGATTACCGCCAAATGTACGAGGAAGTCCTGAAGCAATAG
- a CDS encoding HAD family hydrolase, with protein sequence MKQYKNYIFDFYGTLVDIVTDENKLELWEKMAAIYNSFGCSYGSRQLRSAFQETANEAELDLIRISPYHDVEIDLEKVFVQLLTDTKYGRETQNKPADLKTFGQMVATVFRVLSREKLEAYQHTLATLEELQNRGARLFILSNAQRIFTQAEIELTGCATFMEKIYISSDYRIKKPEPEFLLGLMGENQLDPAETVFVGNDLTSDIAIAQAVGIDGVLLNTFPYSPDEIFAYQEKGWDFTIIDDIIELIR encoded by the coding sequence GTGAAACAATATAAGAATTACATCTTTGATTTTTATGGTACTCTAGTAGATATTGTAACGGATGAAAACAAGTTGGAATTATGGGAAAAGATGGCTGCTATCTATAATTCTTTTGGATGTTCTTATGGTTCTAGACAGCTGAGAAGTGCATTCCAAGAAACTGCGAATGAAGCAGAGCTTGATTTGATCCGGATCAGTCCTTACCACGATGTCGAAATTGACTTAGAGAAAGTATTTGTTCAATTACTGACTGATACCAAATATGGACGGGAAACCCAAAATAAACCTGCTGATTTAAAGACTTTCGGACAAATGGTAGCTACCGTATTCCGGGTCCTTTCTCGCGAAAAATTAGAAGCTTATCAGCATACCTTAGCTACCCTAGAGGAACTACAAAATAGGGGTGCACGATTGTTTATCTTATCCAATGCTCAGCGAATATTTACCCAAGCTGAGATTGAACTAACAGGGTGCGCAACCTTTATGGAGAAAATTTATATTTCCTCAGATTATCGCATTAAGAAACCTGAACCCGAATTTCTGCTAGGTTTAATGGGTGAAAATCAGTTAGATCCAGCTGAAACAGTCTTTGTCGGTAATGACTTGACTTCAGACATTGCTATTGCTCAAGCTGTTGGAATTGATGGTGTCTTACTGAATACTTTCCCTTATAGTCCTGATGAGATTTTTGCTTACCAAGAAAAAGGTTGGGACTTTACGATTATCGATGATATTATCGAACTGATTCGTTAA
- a CDS encoding ATP-grasp domain-containing protein produces the protein MNYLVISPFYPENFQPFTIELAKKEGFTVLGIGQEPYDQLPEELRNALTEYFRVENLENLDEVKRAAAFLIYKHGPMDRVESHNEHWLETDAALREQFNIFGAKPSNLKKTKFKSEMKKYFTKAGVPVVPGMVVKTEKDIEKAVKKIGFPLIAKPDNGVGASGTFKLTKKADLEDFKTAWDGRTAYFFEKFVNSSIITTYDGLIDSKGNVVFETGLTYVHTPFELVQSKKDNAYYIEKELDPKLVSYGRAIIKAFGMKERFFHIEFFKDGKDYIAIEYNNRMAGGFTVESYNYAHSIDLFRDYANVVSGGSVEERRFEPQYCLVATRRDATDYVHSADAIRDRYADKLKTVKRMPDAFAELQGNDAYLLVTKSKEELDDMIAFIGETK, from the coding sequence ATGAATTATCTCGTCATTTCCCCTTTTTATCCTGAAAATTTCCAGCCATTTACTATTGAATTGGCAAAAAAAGAAGGCTTTACTGTTCTTGGTATTGGACAAGAGCCTTATGATCAGCTCCCTGAAGAACTTCGTAATGCCTTAACAGAATACTTCCGTGTTGAGAACCTTGAAAACTTGGATGAAGTCAAGCGTGCAGCAGCCTTTCTTATTTACAAGCATGGTCCAATGGATCGGGTAGAATCTCATAATGAGCATTGGTTAGAGACAGATGCAGCTCTTCGTGAACAATTCAATATCTTTGGGGCTAAGCCAAGCAATCTTAAAAAGACAAAGTTTAAGTCTGAAATGAAGAAATACTTTACTAAAGCAGGTGTTCCTGTAGTTCCAGGTATGGTTGTAAAAACTGAAAAAGATATTGAAAAAGCTGTGAAAAAGATTGGTTTCCCACTGATTGCTAAACCTGACAATGGGGTGGGAGCATCAGGAACCTTTAAGCTGACAAAGAAAGCCGATTTGGAAGACTTTAAAACAGCCTGGGATGGTCGTACAGCTTATTTCTTTGAGAAATTTGTCAATTCAAGTATCATTACAACTTATGATGGCTTGATTGACAGCAAGGGAAATGTTGTATTTGAAACAGGATTAACTTATGTACATACACCTTTTGAATTGGTACAAAGCAAAAAAGATAATGCCTATTACATTGAAAAAGAGCTTGACCCCAAATTGGTATCCTACGGACGTGCCATTATCAAAGCATTTGGCATGAAAGAGCGTTTCTTCCATATTGAATTTTTCAAGGATGGTAAAGATTATATTGCTATTGAATACAATAACCGTATGGCCGGTGGCTTTACAGTAGAATCATATAACTATGCCCATTCAATTGATCTTTTCCGTGATTATGCCAATGTTGTTTCTGGAGGTTCAGTTGAGGAACGGCGTTTTGAGCCACAATATTGTTTGGTAGCAACCCGTCGTGATGCAACAGATTATGTACATTCTGCAGATGCTATTCGTGATCGTTATGCGGATAAGCTAAAAACAGTAAAACGCATGCCTGACGCCTTCGCAGAATTGCAGGGAAATGATGCCTATCTACTTGTAACCAAAAGCAAGGAAGAATTAGACGACATGATTGCCTTTATCGGGGAAACAAAATAG
- a CDS encoding YkgJ family cysteine cluster protein, which produces MSVDIEKYKQLALQKQGEHRKFLANLKKRAPKNLDRIVQDIHAEVFSEIDCTECANCCKTLGPLFTEADITRIAKYLRMKLPVFEEMYLRIDEDGDKVFQAMPCPFLGGDNLCSIYDARPKACREFPHTDRKKIYQINNLTIKNTLICPAAYLFVEKLREKIS; this is translated from the coding sequence ATGAGTGTCGACATTGAAAAATACAAGCAATTGGCCCTGCAGAAGCAAGGAGAACACAGAAAATTTCTAGCAAATCTCAAGAAAAGAGCGCCTAAGAATTTAGACAGAATCGTACAGGACATACACGCAGAAGTCTTTTCTGAAATTGATTGTACAGAATGTGCAAACTGTTGCAAAACATTGGGGCCACTTTTTACCGAAGCTGATATAACTCGCATAGCCAAGTATCTTCGAATGAAACTACCTGTTTTCGAAGAGATGTATTTGAGAATAGACGAAGATGGAGATAAGGTATTTCAGGCAATGCCCTGCCCATTCCTAGGTGGAGATAATCTTTGCAGCATCTATGATGCGAGACCAAAAGCTTGCCGAGAATTTCCACATACCGATCGTAAAAAAATCTATCAAATCAACAATTTAACCATAAAAAACACCTTGATTTGCCCAGCAGCTTATCTCTTTGTTGAAAAACTGCGGGAAAAAATCAGTTAA
- a CDS encoding alpha/beta hydrolase, whose amino-acid sequence MNKSYFYLDMKTHELEVPFTGRNRRVRVLLPKGYAEDTETAYPVVYFHDGQNVLYSKEAFSGHSWKVIPTIKRNPDISKMIVVAIDNDGMERMHEYAAWKYSETSIPGVQFGGKGTLYAEFVMDVVKPFIDKEYRTKSDKAHTAMIGSSLGGNITQFMGLAYQDQIGCLGVFSSANWLHQDAFDRLIERKKLDPNQRVYIYVGTEEADDTDKTLMAGNIKQAYINSSLTYYRQLISGGVHLDNLELEVISGAVHNEEAWALYLPDCLRFLSEHWS is encoded by the coding sequence ATGAATAAGTCTTACTTTTATTTGGACATGAAAACACATGAATTAGAAGTTCCCTTCACAGGGAGGAACCGTCGTGTCCGCGTATTGTTACCTAAGGGATATGCTGAAGATACAGAAACGGCCTATCCTGTTGTCTATTTCCATGATGGACAAAATGTTCTCTATAGCAAAGAAGCATTTTCAGGTCATTCTTGGAAAGTTATTCCAACGATCAAGCGCAATCCAGATATTAGTAAAATGATTGTGGTGGCGATTGATAATGATGGAATGGAACGGATGCATGAGTATGCAGCTTGGAAGTACAGTGAAACAAGCATACCAGGTGTTCAATTTGGCGGGAAAGGGACCTTGTACGCCGAATTTGTCATGGATGTGGTAAAACCCTTTATTGATAAAGAGTATCGGACCAAATCCGACAAGGCACATACGGCTATGATTGGTTCGTCATTGGGTGGCAATATCACACAGTTTATGGGATTAGCCTACCAAGATCAAATTGGCTGTTTAGGCGTCTTTTCATCTGCTAACTGGCTTCATCAAGATGCATTTGATCGTTTGATTGAGCGTAAAAAACTAGACCCAAATCAACGAGTTTACATTTATGTGGGTACTGAAGAAGCTGATGATACTGACAAAACATTGATGGCAGGCAATATCAAGCAAGCTTATATCAATTCATCATTGACTTACTATCGTCAATTGATCTCTGGTGGAGTTCATTTGGACAATTTAGAGTTAGAAGTGATTTCAGGTGCGGTACACAACGAGGAGGCTTGGGCTTTATACTTACCAGATTGTCTACGTTTTTTAAGTGAACATTGGTCATAA
- the trmFO gene encoding methylenetetrahydrofolate--tRNA-(uracil(54)-C(5))-methyltransferase (FADH(2)-oxidizing) TrmFO, translating into MSQTHINVIGAGLAGSEAAYQIAKRGIPVKLYEMRGVKPTPQHKTDKFAELVCSNSFRGDSLTNAVGLLKEEMRRLDSIIMRAGEAHRVPAGGAMAMDRENFSQAVTDEIYNHPLIEVIREEITEIPEDAITVIATGPLTSDALAEKIHALNGGDGFYFYDAAAPIVDSSTINMDLVYLKSRYDKGEAAYLNAPMNKEQFTFFYEALISAEEAPLNSFEKEKYFEGCMPIEVMAKRGIKTMLYGPMKPVGLEYPEDYKGPRDGEYKTPYAVVQLRQDNAAGSLYNIVGFQTHLKWGEQKRVFQMIPGLENAEFVRYGVMHRNSYMDSPNLLEQTFATKKNPNLFFAGQMTGVEGYVESAASGLVAGINAVRRFHGEEPVIFPQTTAIGALPFYITHTESKHFQPMNVNFGIIKELDGPRIRDKKERYEAIAERSLKDLEEFLTV; encoded by the coding sequence ATGTCTCAAACCCATATTAATGTTATCGGAGCTGGCTTGGCTGGCTCAGAAGCTGCTTATCAGATTGCCAAACGCGGCATCCCTGTCAAACTCTACGAGATGCGTGGTGTCAAGCCGACTCCTCAGCACAAGACAGACAAGTTTGCTGAGTTGGTTTGTTCCAATTCATTCCGTGGCGATAGTTTGACCAACGCTGTCGGCCTTCTCAAGGAAGAAATGCGTCGTTTGGATTCCATTATCATGCGAGCTGGTGAAGCCCACCGTGTGCCTGCAGGCGGTGCCATGGCCATGGATCGTGAGAATTTTTCCCAAGCGGTAACTGATGAGATTTACAATCACCCACTGATTGAGGTTATTCGTGAGGAGATTACAGAGATTCCAGAAGATGCTATTACAGTTATCGCGACGGGACCTTTGACATCTGACGCCTTGGCGGAGAAGATTCACGCGCTTAATGGTGGCGACGGTTTTTACTTCTACGATGCGGCAGCACCGATTGTCGACAGTTCGACCATTAACATGGACTTAGTTTATCTTAAGTCCCGTTACGACAAGGGAGAAGCTGCCTATCTCAATGCTCCGATGAACAAGGAGCAGTTCACCTTTTTCTATGAAGCCTTGATTTCAGCCGAGGAGGCGCCGCTCAATTCCTTTGAAAAAGAAAAATACTTTGAAGGCTGTATGCCTATTGAAGTCATGGCCAAACGTGGAATCAAAACCATGCTATATGGCCCAATGAAGCCAGTCGGTCTGGAATACCCTGAAGATTACAAGGGACCACGTGATGGTGAATACAAGACCCCCTATGCTGTTGTCCAACTCCGTCAGGACAATGCAGCAGGTAGTCTTTACAACATTGTTGGCTTCCAGACCCACCTTAAGTGGGGTGAGCAGAAGCGGGTCTTCCAGATGATTCCAGGGCTTGAAAATGCTGAGTTTGTCCGCTATGGTGTTATGCACCGCAATTCCTACATGGATTCGCCAAACTTATTGGAACAGACCTTTGCGACCAAGAAAAATCCCAATCTTTTCTTTGCAGGTCAAATGACAGGAGTAGAAGGCTATGTCGAGTCTGCCGCCTCTGGCTTAGTAGCCGGTATCAATGCTGTTCGCCGTTTCCATGGCGAAGAGCCAGTCATCTTCCCACAGACCACAGCCATCGGAGCTCTGCCATTTTACATCACCCACACCGAAAGCAAGCACTTCCAGCCTATGAATGTCAATTTTGGTATCATCAAGGAGCTGGATGGGCCACGTATCCGCGATAAGAAGGAGCGTTATGAAGCAATAGCAGAGCGTTCCCTCAAGGACTTGGAAGAGTTTTTGACGGTTTAA
- a CDS encoding esterase family protein produces MHVEFLSHWSGNLGREMNLNRYGHAGIPVLVFASSGGSYNEYADFGMIEACRGSIEAGHVQFFTLTSFDNESWLADWKSIHDKAEAHRAYERYVIEEAIPFIKHKTGWFDGMMATGCSMGAYHALNFFLQHPDVFTKVIALSGIYDARYFNHHQDYGNDEVVYQNSPADYIWNQHDGWFIDKYRQADIIVCTGLGDWEQDGLDSFYNLKRAFEEKNIPAWFDTWGTDVAHDWVWWRKQMPFFLHSIGL; encoded by the coding sequence ATGCATGTCGAATTTTTAAGTCATTGGTCAGGAAACCTTGGTCGTGAAATGAACTTGAATCGTTATGGTCACGCAGGTATTCCGGTGCTCGTCTTTGCTTCATCAGGTGGTTCCTACAATGAATATGCTGATTTTGGTATGATTGAGGCTTGCCGCGGGTCTATCGAAGCAGGTCATGTACAATTTTTCACCCTTACCAGCTTTGATAATGAAAGTTGGTTGGCCGATTGGAAATCCATTCATGATAAGGCAGAGGCTCACCGTGCCTATGAACGCTATGTGATTGAAGAAGCGATTCCATTTATTAAACATAAAACTGGCTGGTTTGATGGTATGATGGCAACAGGTTGCTCAATGGGAGCTTATCATGCACTGAATTTCTTCTTACAACATCCAGATGTTTTTACAAAAGTCATTGCACTTTCTGGGATTTACGATGCACGATATTTCAATCATCATCAAGATTATGGAAATGATGAAGTTGTTTATCAAAACTCTCCAGCAGACTATATTTGGAATCAACATGATGGCTGGTTTATTGATAAATACCGCCAAGCGGATATTATTGTATGTACCGGTCTAGGCGATTGGGAACAAGATGGTCTGGATTCATTCTACAACCTAAAACGCGCATTTGAAGAAAAAAATATTCCTGCTTGGTTTGATACATGGGGTACAGATGTAGCCCATGACTGGGTATGGTGGAGAAAACAGATGCCATTTTTCCTTCATTCGATTGGATTATAA
- a CDS encoding NisI/SpaI family lantibiotic immunity lipoprotein has translation MKKKVFGLLALGSIMLTACSSSSAGLSFDEGYQTFHYKGKDYAVSKQEVAKDSIRGTEVKFMEWPVVKEEGLVKKTVSLNNLFITTGKEWAIGVQDGYYKVDLEDNIAESDRIDYQALLDTVDLSKENN, from the coding sequence ATGAAAAAGAAAGTATTTGGCTTGCTAGCTTTGGGCAGTATAATGCTAACCGCTTGTTCTTCTTCTTCAGCAGGCCTTAGCTTTGATGAGGGCTATCAAACTTTCCATTACAAGGGAAAAGACTATGCCGTTAGCAAACAGGAAGTTGCCAAAGATAGTATTCGAGGAACAGAAGTTAAGTTTATGGAATGGCCTGTTGTCAAAGAAGAGGGGTTAGTGAAAAAAACAGTGTCCTTGAATAATCTCTTTATAACTACTGGCAAGGAATGGGCCATCGGTGTCCAGGATGGTTATTATAAGGTGGATTTAGAAGATAATATTGCTGAATCAGACCGAATCGACTATCAAGCATTACTTGATACAGTTGATTTATCCAAAGAAAACAATTAG
- a CDS encoding AraC family transcriptional regulator: protein MIKEFNATVRYLESVLESEIDEREFLRISGYSVPMFSRLFSILTDMSLSEYVRLRKLTRAAMDIREGQAKIIDIALKYGYESSDSFAFAFKQFHQISPSQVRKGLPFKVLLPLQLSLTIQGGKEMDVRIEKKAGFTVAGLLRTAISNEVCPQVWEDLFKNHTYEELAALGSGQSFGVCTLAQADETINYMAAYDVTDSEKATKLGLELLDVHEADYAIFTLTGPVPQSIHAGWRYALETFFPEHGYRHSGAPDFEYYFEGDMSSPDYQMELWIPIVKA, encoded by the coding sequence ATGATAAAAGAGTTCAATGCAACCGTACGTTACCTAGAGTCCGTTTTAGAAAGCGAAATCGATGAACGGGAATTTTTGCGCATATCAGGATATTCCGTTCCCATGTTTAGTCGTCTCTTTTCGATTCTGACAGATATGTCCTTGTCAGAATACGTTCGGTTACGAAAGTTGACGCGAGCTGCTATGGACATTCGTGAAGGACAGGCAAAGATTATAGATATAGCCCTTAAATATGGGTATGAATCTTCGGATTCTTTTGCCTTTGCCTTCAAACAATTTCATCAGATTTCTCCTAGTCAAGTGCGTAAGGGGTTGCCTTTTAAGGTCCTCTTACCCTTGCAACTATCATTAACCATCCAAGGAGGTAAAGAAATGGATGTTCGTATTGAAAAGAAGGCTGGTTTTACAGTTGCTGGACTTCTTCGCACAGCAATCAGTAACGAAGTGTGTCCGCAGGTATGGGAAGACTTGTTCAAGAACCATACTTATGAAGAGTTAGCTGCTCTAGGAAGTGGGCAGTCCTTTGGAGTTTGTACATTAGCTCAAGCGGATGAGACGATTAATTATATGGCTGCTTATGATGTCACAGATAGTGAAAAAGCGACTAAGTTAGGCTTAGAACTTCTTGATGTTCACGAAGCTGACTATGCTATTTTTACCCTAACAGGCCCTGTTCCTCAATCTATTCATGCAGGATGGCGTTATGCGCTAGAAACTTTTTTTCCTGAACACGGCTATCGCCATTCAGGTGCACCAGATTTTGAGTACTATTTTGAAGGAGACATGAGTTCCCCAGACTACCAAATGGAACTCTGGATTCCCATTGTGAAAGCATAA